GGTGTATCAAAGGTGAAAAAGTTGTCCATTCTATCCCCTTATAAGTCCTTAACTAAGTATCCTGTTCCCTGACTAATCCAGAGCTTCCCTGAGCTCTTTGGCCACTTCTTCTGGCGATGTGGGATTTATGAAATTCCAGCTTCCGGTCTCGACGCTCGCCATCCACTTCATTTTGTTCCTGGAGCGCTTGGGTGGGTTGAACTCTATGTGGAAGTGGAAGAATTCGTCGTAGAGCTCTCCGGTATTATAAGGAGCTGAAAAGAGCATCATCATGTAGGGGAACTTCTCCTTGAAGAGAGTGTCGTATCGTTTAGCTATGTCCCGGATAAACTCCGCAAGTTCCCATTTTTCGTCAGCAGTTAAATCCGTTAGATAAGAAACATGGCGAAGGGGATATATGTGACATTCGTATGGGAACCTCGCGTACGGTGGCACAAGGCTGATGAAATACTTCCCTCTCTTCAATGTGTTCTCTTCTGGCATCGCCTTTATGGCATCGCACAGAGAACAGCTCTCTTTTGAAAGGTAATATTGCTGAGTCTGTTCAACTTTTCGTTCTATTCTTGGTGGCAGGTACGGGAAAGCGTACAGCTGCCCATGAGCGTGATCCAGTGTTGCACCAACTTCCCTTCCCCTGTTTTCAAACACATAGATATATTTAATATCTTTCATGGCGGAAAGCTCCCTGTATCTGTCGCACCAGACTTCTATCAGCTTCGCGAGTTGTTTCGTCTCCATGTCAGGAACAGCGAGATCGTGTTTCGAAGTGTACATAATAACCTCACATTTGCCAAAGGCGGAAGCCTTTTCCAGTATGGGGAATTCGATTTCAGGTTCGTAAGCATCGGTAACAAGTGAAGGGAATCTGTTGTCAAAAACGGCGAGATCGTAATCCTCTTCAAGCTCAAGCACACCAGGGCATAAAGGACAGGCGTTTTCTGGCAGGACAGGCCTTGCACTTCTCGAAGAAGAAACAATAACCCATTCTCCGGTGATGGGGTTTTTCCGCAACTCTCTCATAAGCTCATTCCCTTCTGTGGTGTTATCTTATTAAAGAATACCACCGACTACGTGAAAACAAAAAGAGGACGGTGTTTACCGTCCTCTTATTATTGTTCTGCGTTTTACGCAATGCCAAGAATTCTATCGATTTTAGCTTTGTCAAAACCGACTATAACCTGGTTTCCTATGACAACAACAGGAACTCCCATTTGACCGCTTTTGCGGTACATCTCTTCGGCTTTTCTCGGGTCCTTACTCACGTCCACGTCTTTGAAAGGTATACCGAGGGATTTGAAATACTGCTTCACCTTTCTGCACCATGGGCAAGAAGGGGTAGAGTACACGGTTACCTTCAGATGCATCGTTTCACCTCCTGATACCCCCTATGGGTATATATCTCTAACATTATAACACCGACATTTTTAGGTGTCAATACTTAAAAGTCCAGCACAACGAGCTGAGGAGGTGAAAGAAATCTCAAGTGAAACCACGAACCAGTGCCGTTGGAAACAAACACCCTATAAGAACCAAATTTCCCTTCTCCCTTGAGGATAGGGTATTCTTTCTTCAATAAGATGTCCGAAAGTACCGGTATATAGAACTGCCCTCCATGGGTATGCCCTGAAATCGAGATTATTGGGTCGGGACCGTAATATCTTGCCACAGCGTGGGGATAATGGCTCACGAGCACGATATTATCTTTGGCAGGAGTTGAATATTTCTTGTTAAGAGGCAGACCAACGAGGTTGATATACCCTTTTTTGCCTTTTAGTTTCACAGTATCGCCATTGAGATAATGAACACCGGAAGACTCATACATAGCAATAACTCTGTCAAGTTTATTGTAGTCCCAGTTTCCGGTGACAGCGTACACAGGCGCGATATCGCACAGGGCTGTGAAGAATCTCTCGAGGTCGTCAAAGTTCGTGTTTGGTTTGAGAGCATCTCCACCGAACACGATATAATCTGGGTTCAGCTCTTCTATTTTCTTGATAAGACGTTCGTGAAAGCTGTAAAAATTGCTCATGTGCAAATCACTAAAAAAGAGTACTTTCAGCCCTTTATCACTTGAAAGCTTAAGGTACCTGACGGTAATAAACTCGGGTTCAAGAACGAAACTATAAACACCAAATATAATCGTCAAAACGAGCAGTATCATTGAAACTCTCCCCACAAGACCTTTCAAACGATTTACCTCCATAGCAATATCATTAACTCGGTTGCTTCAATATATTATATACTTTTTAAGACTGGCAAAGGGGGAATAGTATGTTTGAAGGTAAAAAGCTCTTCGTTCTCGACCTTGATGGCACGTTCTACCTCGGAGATAGATTGTTGCCTGGCAGCCTTGAATTCGTTGAAAAGGTGTATGAAGTCGGGGCGGATTTGGTTTTTTTGACTAACAACTCATCTGCCACGAAACAGGAATATCGTGACAAAATAGAGAAGCTCGGTGTCTCTGGAAAGTACTTTGATATCTACACCTCAGCGGAGGCCACGATAAGATTCTTGAAAGAGCATTATTCAAACAAGAGCGTATATTTACTGGCAGTTCCTTCTGTGGAGAACCTCTTTCGCTGGAGCGGGATAGAACTTGACGATGAAGATCCCGATATAGTCGTGATGACTTACGACAAAACGCTGAACTTCCAGAAGATCGAGAGGTTCTGCCACTTCGTCAGGCATGGCGCACTGTATATAGCTTCACATCCTGACATAAACTGTCCTACAGAGCACGGTCCTATACCCGACGTGGGCAGTTTTATAGCACTGGTTAAAGCTTCTACTGGACGCGATCCCGACCATGTTATAGGCAAACCCAACACGGCCATTCTCGAGATGCTTATAAAAGACTACGATGTCCAGAAAGATGAAGTTGTCATGATAGGAGATCGACTTTACACGGATATCGAATGTGGTCTAAGAACTGGAGTCGATACCATTCTCGTGCTTTCGGGCGAGACAACGATGGATATGGTACCTGAAGACCCGCCGTTCTATGTTTTTAGTGGTCTCAAGGAGATTGTGGAAAGCATGAAATAAAACCCCACTGTTGGTAGAAATTTTAATGGCTCATATTGTTTTGAAAACAAGAAGCAGGAAATCCATTTCCATCTTCAATACGAGTATGTGGACACTGTCGCGCCAGCAGAGTCGTAAAGATAAGCTGTATCACCGGAATTATTCCATATGAACCTTCCGCTCCACCACAAGTTGTTTTCCCCTTCGGGCATTGGAGATTTGCCTGAATATACCCGAACTTCTCCTCCAGGGTCAAGAGTGAAGTTTGGAAATGTATACACGAAATAATTTGAATCGTCTTTTAATTTCCAACCAATGAGATTCACAGAAGCTGTTCCGAGGTTTTTTATATGAACTATTTCAGGGTTAGTAGCATACTCGATGTTCGTGATCACAACATTCGCTTCTGGAGCTTTATAAGTGGTCAAAATGACATAGCTATAATAAATGTTTCCAGTGTCATCTGAGTACGGAGCACTTCCTGACAGTACTGTTGGGGAAGTCAACGAGACGTAATCTTGAGTAACATCGGGGAGTATCGTTTTGAGAGTGTCATAGTCGACATCTTTACCAATGTAATATACGACCACCAGCCATATACCATTATTTTCTTCGTAAACCACTCCATAGTCATCCTGAACATCTCTTCCAATTTCGTATATGGATGAAGGAGGAGTGCCATCTATTAAAACCATATTTTCAAATCCAGTAGAGAGATTCTTCAGGTTTTGAGCAACCTGAAGTACTTT
This genomic interval from Kosmotoga pacifica contains the following:
- a CDS encoding lamin tail domain-containing protein gives rise to the protein MFNNKGFTFIEVLIILIIIVVLVAVLFPSAMNTIRKSKVLQVAQNLKNLSTGFENMVLIDGTPPSSIYEIGRDVQDDYGVVYEENNGIWLVVVYYIGKDVDYDTLKTILPDVTQDYVSLTSPTVLSGSAPYSDDTGNIYYSYVILTTYKAPEANVVITNIEYATNPEIVHIKNLGTASVNLIGWKLKDDSNYFVYTFPNFTLDPGGEVRVYSGKSPMPEGENNLWWSGRFIWNNSGDTAYLYDSAGATVSTYSY
- a CDS encoding HAD-IIA family hydrolase codes for the protein MFEGKKLFVLDLDGTFYLGDRLLPGSLEFVEKVYEVGADLVFLTNNSSATKQEYRDKIEKLGVSGKYFDIYTSAEATIRFLKEHYSNKSVYLLAVPSVENLFRWSGIELDDEDPDIVVMTYDKTLNFQKIERFCHFVRHGALYIASHPDINCPTEHGPIPDVGSFIALVKASTGRDPDHVIGKPNTAILEMLIKDYDVQKDEVVMIGDRLYTDIECGLRTGVDTILVLSGETTMDMVPEDPPFYVFSGLKEIVESMK
- a CDS encoding metallophosphoesterase, giving the protein MKGLVGRVSMILLVLTIIFGVYSFVLEPEFITVRYLKLSSDKGLKVLFFSDLHMSNFYSFHERLIKKIEELNPDYIVFGGDALKPNTNFDDLERFFTALCDIAPVYAVTGNWDYNKLDRVIAMYESSGVHYLNGDTVKLKGKKGYINLVGLPLNKKYSTPAKDNIVLVSHYPHAVARYYGPDPIISISGHTHGGQFYIPVLSDILLKKEYPILKGEGKFGSYRVFVSNGTGSWFHLRFLSPPQLVVLDF
- the galT gene encoding galactose-1-phosphate uridylyltransferase; the encoded protein is MRELRKNPITGEWVIVSSSRSARPVLPENACPLCPGVLELEEDYDLAVFDNRFPSLVTDAYEPEIEFPILEKASAFGKCEVIMYTSKHDLAVPDMETKQLAKLIEVWCDRYRELSAMKDIKYIYVFENRGREVGATLDHAHGQLYAFPYLPPRIERKVEQTQQYYLSKESCSLCDAIKAMPEENTLKRGKYFISLVPPYARFPYECHIYPLRHVSYLTDLTADEKWELAEFIRDIAKRYDTLFKEKFPYMMMLFSAPYNTGELYDEFFHFHIEFNPPKRSRNKMKWMASVETGSWNFINPTSPEEVAKELREALD
- a CDS encoding glutaredoxin family protein; protein product: MHLKVTVYSTPSCPWCRKVKQYFKSLGIPFKDVDVSKDPRKAEEMYRKSGQMGVPVVVIGNQVIVGFDKAKIDRILGIA